In Cryptomeria japonica chromosome 10, Sugi_1.0, whole genome shotgun sequence, a genomic segment contains:
- the LOC131047329 gene encoding E3 ubiquitin-protein ligase BIG BROTHER isoform X3, with translation MSRLATEIRETQQSDDTNGRRRRAAAEQRRIDQQRWGQYLTDEEEEQVPIAPRSNTRRRARKNKRNNSIRFLDEEEYYEDELSFHATGARDEFCEDFDLEMALSLSLSLGDSAPNSGNHDHSNRTVVNMSYESLVQLEDVKCVAPENVVNSLLNTMFDGNKSDHELTEEEEKCAICQCEYECGDRIMTLPCAHALHHACGSQWLLNYSKLCPICKLDVTDKKVVDM, from the exons ATGAGCCGTTTGGCCACGGAGATAAGGGAAACACAGCAATCTGACGATACGAATG GGCGTCGAAGAAGGGCGGCAGCAGAGCAAAGAAGAATTGACCAACAAAGGTGGGGCCAGTATTTAACCGACGAAGAGGAGGAACAGGTTCCAATAGCACCAAGATCGAACACTAGGAGAAGGGCCAGGAAAAATAAACGAAACAATTCTATACGTTTTTTGGATGAAGAAGAATATTACGAGGacgaactttcttttcatgcaacTGGGGCTAGAGATGAATTTTGTGAGGAttttgatcttgaaatggcattGT CTCTTTCGTTATCATTGGGGGATTCTGCTCCTAACTCGGGAAACCATGATCACAGCAATCGGACTGTTGTTAACATGTCGTATGAG tctcttgttCAGCTGGAGGATGTCAAATGTGTGGCTCCTGAGAATGTCGTAAACTCCTTGTTAAATACCATGTTTGATGGAAACAAGTCCGACCATGAATTGACAGAGGAAGAAGA GAAGTGTGCAATCTGCCAGTGTGAATATGAATGTGGTGACCGTATTATGACCTTGCCCTGTGCTCATGCCTTACATCATGCATGTGGATCACAGTGGCTACTCAATTACTCAAAGCTTTGCCCTATTTGCAAGCTTGATGTTACTGATAAAAAAGTTGTGGATATGTAA
- the LOC131047329 gene encoding E3 ubiquitin-protein ligase BIG BROTHER isoform X2: MYVVYQSHVNATNRNSRPDRSNKGRRRRAAAEQRRIDQQRWGQYLTDEEEEQVPIAPRSNTRRRARKNKRNNSIRFLDEEEYYEDELSFHATGARDEFCEDFDLEMALSLSLSLGDSAPNSGNHDHSNRTVVNMSYESLVQLEDVKCVAPENVVNSLLNTMFDGNKSDHELTEEEEKCAICQCEYECGDRIMTLPCAHALHHACGSQWLLNYSKLCPICKLDVTDKKVVDM, encoded by the exons ATGTATGTTGTTT ATCAATCACATGTAAATGCCACCAATAGAAATTCACGACCAGACAGATCAAATAAAG GGCGTCGAAGAAGGGCGGCAGCAGAGCAAAGAAGAATTGACCAACAAAGGTGGGGCCAGTATTTAACCGACGAAGAGGAGGAACAGGTTCCAATAGCACCAAGATCGAACACTAGGAGAAGGGCCAGGAAAAATAAACGAAACAATTCTATACGTTTTTTGGATGAAGAAGAATATTACGAGGacgaactttcttttcatgcaacTGGGGCTAGAGATGAATTTTGTGAGGAttttgatcttgaaatggcattGT CTCTTTCGTTATCATTGGGGGATTCTGCTCCTAACTCGGGAAACCATGATCACAGCAATCGGACTGTTGTTAACATGTCGTATGAG tctcttgttCAGCTGGAGGATGTCAAATGTGTGGCTCCTGAGAATGTCGTAAACTCCTTGTTAAATACCATGTTTGATGGAAACAAGTCCGACCATGAATTGACAGAGGAAGAAGA GAAGTGTGCAATCTGCCAGTGTGAATATGAATGTGGTGACCGTATTATGACCTTGCCCTGTGCTCATGCCTTACATCATGCATGTGGATCACAGTGGCTACTCAATTACTCAAAGCTTTGCCCTATTTGCAAGCTTGATGTTACTGATAAAAAAGTTGTGGATATGTAA
- the LOC131047329 gene encoding probable E3 ubiquitin-protein ligase RHG1A isoform X1 — MSRLATEIRETQQSDDTNDQSHVNATNRNSRPDRSNKGRRRRAAAEQRRIDQQRWGQYLTDEEEEQVPIAPRSNTRRRARKNKRNNSIRFLDEEEYYEDELSFHATGARDEFCEDFDLEMALSLSLSLGDSAPNSGNHDHSNRTVVNMSYESLVQLEDVKCVAPENVVNSLLNTMFDGNKSDHELTEEEEKCAICQCEYECGDRIMTLPCAHALHHACGSQWLLNYSKLCPICKLDVTDKKVVDM; from the exons ATGAGCCGTTTGGCCACGGAGATAAGGGAAACACAGCAATCTGACGATACGAATG ATCAATCACATGTAAATGCCACCAATAGAAATTCACGACCAGACAGATCAAATAAAG GGCGTCGAAGAAGGGCGGCAGCAGAGCAAAGAAGAATTGACCAACAAAGGTGGGGCCAGTATTTAACCGACGAAGAGGAGGAACAGGTTCCAATAGCACCAAGATCGAACACTAGGAGAAGGGCCAGGAAAAATAAACGAAACAATTCTATACGTTTTTTGGATGAAGAAGAATATTACGAGGacgaactttcttttcatgcaacTGGGGCTAGAGATGAATTTTGTGAGGAttttgatcttgaaatggcattGT CTCTTTCGTTATCATTGGGGGATTCTGCTCCTAACTCGGGAAACCATGATCACAGCAATCGGACTGTTGTTAACATGTCGTATGAG tctcttgttCAGCTGGAGGATGTCAAATGTGTGGCTCCTGAGAATGTCGTAAACTCCTTGTTAAATACCATGTTTGATGGAAACAAGTCCGACCATGAATTGACAGAGGAAGAAGA GAAGTGTGCAATCTGCCAGTGTGAATATGAATGTGGTGACCGTATTATGACCTTGCCCTGTGCTCATGCCTTACATCATGCATGTGGATCACAGTGGCTACTCAATTACTCAAAGCTTTGCCCTATTTGCAAGCTTGATGTTACTGATAAAAAAGTTGTGGATATGTAA
- the LOC131047328 gene encoding protein RBL, producing MNARVIDPFKGDFPEVIEEFLEKGTARCIAFNRRGTLLAAGCTDGACVIWDFETRGVAKELHDDDCTASITSVCWSKDGYRILTSSVNKYLTLWDVCQGRKLTRVMLHQTALYARLHPGSANPSLGLACPMSSAPILVDFNSGSQHVLPFSTGTEPVHGSRSKFPDGSVVFSSATATFNKKGDLIYVGNSKGEILIIDTQTRRIQALFQVPGGALIRQIVFSKNGMYLLTNSGDRTIRVFENCLLQNKAAQALENLINGSGDSAMTGIMKWAGSQCLTLSKEFQDAVDCLPWKVACFSGDSEWIVGAPAIKGEHKIFIWSRQGKLVKILEGPKDSLTDLSWHPVRPLMVSVSLSGGALFIWAKDYTENWSVFAPDFKELEENEEYVEREDELDMKPDTERVTTAHVDEDEEVDIMTRKNYLDYSDSDDSNEGLHYLPTIPLPDSPKQQDQS from the exons ATGAATGCCAGAGTCATAG ACCCATTCAAGGGGGATTTCCCGGAGGTGATAGAAGAGTTTCTGGAGAAGGGCACGGCCAGATGCATTGCGTTCAATCGCCGAGGAACCTTACTAGCAG CTGGCTGCACAGATGGAGCCTGTGTTATATGGGACTTTGAAACCAGAGGAGTTGCCAAAGAACTCCATGATGATGACTGTACTGCATCCATAACAAGTGTGTGCTGGTCCAAGGATGGCTATCGAATACTGACATCATCTGTCAACAAATATCTGACACTGTGGGATGTTTGTCAGGGGAGAAAACTGACTCGTGTCATGCTCCATCAGACTGCCCTGTATGCTCGTCTTCATCCTGGATCAGCAAATCCATCTTTGGGCTTAGCTTGTCCCATGTCAAGTGCACCTATCCTTGTGGACTTCAATTCAGGCAGTCAACATGTACTTCCCTTCTCAACAGGTACAGAACCAGTTCATGGTTCTCGGAGTAAATTTCCAGATGGAAGTGTAGTTTTTTCTTCTGCTACGGCAACCTTTAACAAAAAAGGTGATTTGATCTATGTGGGAAATTCCAAAGGGGAGATCCTGATTATTGATACACAAACTAGACGAATACAAGCTCTGTTTCAGGTTCCTGGAGGTGCATTAATTAGACAGATTGTCTTTAGTAAGAATGGAATGTATCTACTCACTAACTCTGGAGATCGTACAATTAGGGTTTTTGAGAATTGTTTACTACAGAATAAAGCAGCTCAAGCTTTAGAAAACTTAATTAATGGTTCAGGAGACAGTGCAATGACTGGAATCATGAAGTGGGCGGGATCTCAATGCTTAACACTTTCTAAGGAGTTTCAGGATGCAGTTGATTGTCTCCCATGGAAGGTTGCATGTTTCAGTGGTGATAGTGAGTGGATTGTTGGTGCACCTGCTATCAAAGGGGAACACAAGATATTTATATGGAGCAGGCAAGGGAAACTTGTCAAAATATTAGAAGGACCGAAAGACAGCTTGACAGATTTGTCATGGCATCCTGTAAGACCACTAATGGTTTCAGTGTCCTTGTCAGGAGGGGCTCTGTTTATTTGGGCTAAAGATTATACAGAAAATTGGAGTGTTTTTGCTCCAGATTTCAAGGAGCTTGAGGAGAATGAAGAATATGTTGAAAGAGAAGATGAGCTTGACATGAAGCCTGATACGGAGAGG GTTACAACTGCACATGTGGATGAAGACGAGGAGGTTGATATAATGACTAGAAAAAACTATTTAGATTATAGTGATTCAGATGATTCAAATGAAGGGCTGCACTATTTACCTACAATACCATTGCCGGACAGTCCTAAACAGCAGGATCAATCTTAG